Below is a genomic region from Tenuifilum sp. 4138str.
AGATGTCGGTAATAATCCCCATACTGGTATCGGTACTGATTGACCCAAACGATAAGTTAAATGCAGTACGATTAGCAGGCATTACACTTGCCTTAATTGCAGTTCTCTTACTTGTAATACCAAGAAAAACAGAAAAATTTAAACCGGTTAAAACATATCTTCCACTAATAATCTTTTTGGGTATTGGAATGGTAGATGCATCGGTTAAGGTTGCACAGCAATACTTTGTAACCAACGAGCTAAATCCCTTGTTCAATGCGATTGTATTTGCCATGGCTGGCATTACAGGCTCACTACTGCTACCTTTTAATACCCATGCAGCCAAAGATTTTCATAAATTCAAAACATGGCTACTAGGAACATTGCTGGGGTTGGCAAATTTTGGATCGATGTTTTTTATGGTTGCTGCGCTGAACCATGTTGGAAGCAAAGGAACTCCCCTGGAGGGATCGGTTCTTTTCGGCATAAACAATTTGGGGGTAGTTCTGGCAGGAACGCTGGTTGGGCTGCTACTATTTGGTGAAAGGCCAAGCAAAACAAATCTTTCCGGGATAGCCCTTTCTGTATTGGCAATTGTAATACTTATGCAAAGCTAAATGGTTGAAGTAGCTGACACATACAAAACCATCGATTCGCCTGCCGAGGGAATTTACAAGGAAAAAGGCAGTAAGTTCCTCGCTAAAGCATACCCTGTAAGAACCGAGGAGCAAGTAAAAGCAATAGTTGAGCAGCTTAAGGAAGAATTCTATGATGCCCGACATCACTGCTACGCATATATTTTAGGGCCAAAGGGCGACAAATGGAGGGCTAACGACGACGGCGAACCATCGGGTACTGCCGGCAAGCCCATTCACGGGCAATTGCTCAGCTTTAACCTAACCAACGTTTTAGTGGTGGTAATACGTTACTTTGGGGGAACAAAGCTAGGCGTATCGGGCTTGATAAATGCCTATAAAACGGCAACCCACGATGCCTTAACCAATGCAAAAATTATCACCCGAACCGTTGATGCCATTTACAGTGTAACCTTTGGTTACACCATGATGAACGAGGTGATGCGATTAGCCAAGGACTTAAACCTTCAACTACTAGAGCAGCAATTTGATAATACCTGCATTATCAGGGTAAGGATTCGGCGCTCACTGGAAGGCGAGTTCCTATCCAGATGCTCCAAGATTGAAGGACTTATTGCCGATTTTGAATTTGAGGATTGATGTACTAGCCCCGTTTATCGGGGCTTTTTTT
It encodes:
- a CDS encoding IMPACT family protein → MVEVADTYKTIDSPAEGIYKEKGSKFLAKAYPVRTEEQVKAIVEQLKEEFYDARHHCYAYILGPKGDKWRANDDGEPSGTAGKPIHGQLLSFNLTNVLVVVIRYFGGTKLGVSGLINAYKTATHDALTNAKIITRTVDAIYSVTFGYTMMNEVMRLAKDLNLQLLEQQFDNTCIIRVRIRRSLEGEFLSRCSKIEGLIADFEFED